AGCTGTGATTGAGCCGTAATTTTTGTGCAATTGGCGATCGCAGATGAGGATATCATCAGCAGGAAAAGCGTTGATATTGCACTGGTGTTGGCTTTCATCCTGAACATTTCTGTCCCCTTAATGTACACATTGCCCAGAAACAGAAACCAACTCCTGCTCTTCAGACGACTCTGGTAAAACGTAGCTCACGCGGCACATCTCTTGCGCACTTTCACCCCAACGCACGGTTAGCGTGCCTTGACGCTCACGCACACGGGCATAAATCAGGCTCGCTTGGCCAGACATCCCTACCACGTGATTTTGGTCATCCACCACGTTGGCCCCCATCGGTAAAGCATCGGTGCCATTGATTTTGGCTTTGATTAGCACACCATAGCCACTCAACGTATCGAAAGATGCTTTCACGGCGGCGCCCGCGTACGGGATCACGCGGCTTTGCGTACTCTTAAGCTCGGTATGCTTATTGATCCCTTTAGGATCAAGGCTGATCGTGTTGTAACGATAAGGCGTCAGCGACGGAATAATAGCGTAGCCATTGCTGTCGATACGGGCACCCTGTCCATTTTTCACCAATGCGCCCTTAGCGCCTTTGGCTTCAACCAACCCAAACGTTTCACTCAAATAAGGCCCAACCGTGACGCCTCCCTGATGAATCACAGCGGCACCGCGTCCCCCTAAGCCCCATTGGGTATATTCACTCGAGGCAGAATAACTGCCGTTAAGCGTACCGAACGCAGAGTTCTTTTGCAGATTCGCACCCCAGTTCTTAGTACTACCCGCTTGGTTCTCGCGATTTTGCTGATATCCGGCATATACCGAATAATTCAGCGTTCCTTGCTCGTCTAACATGCCCGAAAGGGATGTTTGCGCTGAGTTACCTGAGCTACCAGCATGACTGAGCGACGTCGAAACGTAGTTTTCACGTCCGCCAAACGAAAGCGGGATTGAGAACGTTAGCGTAATCAGGTTCTCAGTATTGCCTACGTAGGAAGAGGAATATCTACGCTCAGAGTCATCATCACCACCAATATCCATCTGGTTACGGTATACCGACTGCTGACGGCTAATCGCCAAGTTGTAGCTGATGCTTTTCCAACTGTTGGAATAACCCAGTTGAAGCTGCGTATTACGTGATTGATTATCGTAGTAATCCATCACCGATCCTGACAAATACAAACTGCCATAATCACCCAACGTCTGGTTAATCATCGCGGTAAACTGATTACGCTGGTTCAGCGTATCTGACTTGAAAACATTATTTGAGCCCTGTTTTTTACTGGCTCGTTCGCCTAATACGTCACTCAGCTCACGGTAGCCTTCCGTGGAATAGCGATAGCCCGCCAGCGCAACGTTGGTACCGGTATAGTCGAACGTTCGGCTATACGAAGCCTGCACACGCCACCCAGACTGACTTTGTTCATCATCAATTTTGGCGTGTGACCACGTGGTGTTCACACCGAATGCACCTAGCCAATGACTCCATACACCACCGGCCAAAATAGCCTGATAATCATCAGCAACACGCACGCCGAGGTTGCCGGTAAGGCTATTGGAAATCCCGCGTTCATAGGTGAAATCACCGAACAGGTTCTGTGTACCACCGTAATCACGAGCTTTCCCGATCAGCGCGTTATAACGGCCAACGCCAGGACGCATCGAATCAGGTACCGCAGAAAATGGCACGGTAAACGTTGAGCTACGCCCATTTGCTTCAATGACTTCAACCTTCAAGTCACCTTCATAGTGGGTGCTGCTCAAATCATCAATAACAAAAGGCCCCTGAGGGACGTTGGTTTCGTAGATAGTACGGCCATTTTGGCTCACTACTACCCGCGCGTTGGTTTGCGCTGTTCCTCGGATCTCAGGCGCATATCCACGCCGCGACTGTGGCCACATTCGTTGGTCAGTTTCCAGCTTGATACCGTTGAACGCCATGCTGCCAAACAACGAGCCACCACTGTAGCTTTGGCCAATCATTAAGTTGCTGTTCAATGCTGCAATCGGCCTTTGTAGGTAGGTTTGCAGAGATTGCCACTGATAATGAGTTTGGCTCGGCGACTGGCTATACGTTGCCGATGATTGCTGGCGTAGCTGCCATAAACCTAGGTTAATACCTGATTTCAAACCAAGAAAACCATACTGGCTGGTGCCACCAGAGCCTGAGCGATAGCGGCTTTGATAGTAGTTAGTGCTGTAGTTGAGGAACATTAACGATTCCCCCGCCTCCCAACTCTCCACGGGAACCGCATCACGCGGTGAGCGAGCAAGTAAAGCCTGAGGAATATAGAGATCCAGACGCAGCCGAGGTTGGTCAAAGGCCCAACTGGCTCCTTTTAGCAGCTGCTCAGGCGCCTGACATACCGCTTTCTCTTGTGGATCGGCGGTTTTATCGACGGGCGGCAGCGAACTTTCGTTAACACCCGACTCCAAATAAAAATCGCGGCTGAGGCAAGGTTCGCTCTTTTCTTGAGCGGAGTTGTTAACAAAGTCAACGCTGTCCCGCTGCATAAAACGGCCATTCAGATAAATATCGACTGAATATTTTCCCGCAGCGGTATTATTATCCGTATTAAAACGCTTTAGTCCCTTAGCAAAACCACCACCTAAAAACAATGACTCATCAAAGGTATATTGACTATTATCTGTCGCCCACGAATAAACGCTCATCGGGAATAATGCACAGGTAACCCATGAAGCTAATTTACGATTATTCATCTAAATACCCTCTCATTCCCTGAGATGAATGAGGAATCCATCATAATTGGTAACGGTGCGTTATTTTTGCTCCCTGATCGTTAATATAATTAATCGTTAACTCAGGATTTTTAATTTTGCTTGTCACCGGCCATGCATCAGAACTAAACGGGGCGATCATTTTGTTTCCGAGTTGAATCGCTTTATTTTCTGACAAAATGCTAGCCCCCGAAATAGACAGGTAATAGCCGCTCAAATTTTCTAGTTCCAGCGCGTAAGTATTTCCACGCTGAACTATTTTTGGTTTTACGTGTTGAGCAATCTCAGCAGGCGATGTCGTTATTCCAGCAGGGCGATAAAAAACCTTCACTCGGTTACGCAACATTATCAACATTTGATTACTGCTACTTTTTGCTTCTCTTGGTGGAATTTGCAAAAAATTAAGGTAATAGACGGACTCACGATCCTGAGGTAATTGTGCCCCAGTAAACATTAGCCGTACGGTTTGGCCTGCTTTTGCCGCCATTTTAAAAAATGGCGGTGTAATAATGAATGGCGCTTGACCTGTTTCAGGCGTTGAGTCTTCATTACCGCTGTCCATCCATACCTGAATCACATTAGGAAAATCATCGTGATTAGTCAGTTGGATATTTACCTCTTTGTTTTGCGCAGGATAAACCACACGGTTTCCTGTCATCACCACGCTTGCCTGAGCCGAAGCAACCCAGCAGAGCGCCAAAACACATCCAGTAAAAACATCCCTGACAGATAACATATTGTTGTTCCTAAATAATTTACAGACCGGCATCCCGGTCTGTATGACTTACTGGTAAGAAATTGCGTACTGTAATGAGCCCGCTACGGTGCCTGCTGTTGCTGCTGCAGTCGCATAATACTGGACAGCGAAATCATGCGTAGCCTCGGTATCACCTTGTTTCAGAACCAGACCGTCAACGCTTTGTGGGCTCGTTAAATTAATACCCGCAGTGTCTTGAGTACTTTTCAGGATTTGTAATTCAACGTTTCCTGCACCACCGGTATTACCCAAGTTGCCGCTATTGGTCACGTTATTACCAACGAAAACGGTTTTAATATTGGTGTCTGCCGCATCATTTTTGGTGCAGCCTGTTACGCCCAGAGTAAATATCGTTTGGCCAGCAGTATCACCAGATGCAGCTAAATCTGTAGCAGCTACGGTTGGCAGTAAAACAATCGGGCTAGCGTCATTTCCGTTAATAGAAACAGAGCAAGTCTGAGCGGTAACTTCACCTTGGAAAGTGATAGTATTCGCACTGATTGCCATTGCAGATGCAGAAACAAAACAGCCCGCCATTAATGCGATTGATAAAATAGATTTATTCATTAGGTTCTATCCTTTAATTTATACAGATGACTATCGTTATTTGTTTTAACGATTTTATTAATTTAAAAATCCCTGTTTTTTTAGTCGCTAGAATAAAAACGGGCCGTTTGGTGTTTACTGCAGAGTGAAGCGCGATCACTCTGCAGTAGAAACCTAAAGCAAGTTTTTAGTTATCTAAGGAAAACAAAAACGTCGAATTAAAAGTGCATTTCAAAACAAACAAAAATGTATTCATGATCCCTCACCTTTATATCGGCTAACACCACTTTTCTATGCGTTCACATAGCAGGAAGCGTTCCTCTTATCAGAGAGGAATATGCGTAATTAACCAAGAAATTTGTTATTTATTTTTTAATTCGATTCAGTTCATCCTTATAAACGTTGCTAGATAGAAAGTGAGAAAAAGACTAACAGACTGCTCAGAAGATTCCTATACCCACAAAGTGAATGAGGTGTTAATTAAATGTTATTTCATTCGAAAGTAAGACCTATTTCAGGTGCTAAATCGATAACATTTGTGAATGCAAGGTAAAAAAACACCATGTTTTACATATAATTAGCATGTTTATTATGAATACTCGCTTTTTGGACTACAAAAAATCGCCCCATTTTTGTGCAGGGTGTACATTTTTGGGGTCATATCTAAAAACGTGGTTTTTTACAAAAATACATAGTCGCGTCGCGATCAATTTTCGCAAAAATAAGATAAACCGTGTTTTTGCAGCTCCGTTACAAGTAGATGCAATAAATCACTTACGTTGACTATTGGTTTATCAAATCAACCTTTACATAACCAATAACCGCACTTATAGTTTGCGCAGTTAATCAGCGGAGATCCTTCCTTGGAAAGTCAGAGTAGTAACTTACATAGCAGTGATATATCACTGGCAAGCTGACTATCTCCCCAGATGCTTTGCTTGCCAGACTCGGCGGGCAGCATCACTTCTCATACCAGAACTGTTGCGTACCCATAAAAGACGCTATCAGCCAATAGGCTGATGGATTTGATGCGGACAGTTATCATGCATATTTATACTCGCGCCCTATTCCCTCCGGGTAGAAGTCTATCGATGTGAGTTGTCGGTAACGTTTACGTCACCTACTTTCTCGCGTCCGCTTTTCTTGTTGCTGTTGATTGCACCTAATCAACCTGCGCAGGAAGGCTCTCTCACGCCGGTATTTTGATATACGTCCACTTTGGACACACAGCAAAGACTCTCGCCGCGAGGCGTAAGGAATCAATATGGACGAGCACCCCAGAAGCAACGTTACCCGCGTTGCACGGGCTGACGTGAGCAAACTCCGTCCCTAATCTGCAACGCATACTCTTAGCCCTTGGCTAATTAAGCAATTTGCGAAAGAAAACTCCTCATTTTTGGGGCGGATTTCTGCACGCAAAAAAACAGTGATGAGTACTGTGTTATGACCCAGAGAATCGAACAGGCCGCTGAAAAACGCAGCCGCAAAGACAAGAAAAAAGTCACCTATCTGATTGCAGAAGAATCTGCGGTCAGCTTGGATGCGACCCTCTCTAACCTCTCTTCAAACCTCAGTGGACTTGAGGAAGAAGATGCACGCCAACGCCTGCTGGAAACTGGCCCAAATCAGGTTGCTCATGAAAAAGTGCCGCCTGCTTTGGTGCAGTTAATCAGCGCGTTTAACAATCCCTTCATTTTTGTTCTGATCGTGCTGGCTGCGATCAGTTTCTTCACCGACTACTGGCTACCGCTGCAACGCGGTGAAGAAACCGATCTCATTGGCGTAATCATTATTTTGATCATGGTGTCATTGAGCGGATTACTGCGTTTCTGGCAGGAGTTTCGCACCAATAAAGCCGCTGATGCGCTGAAATCAATGGTGAGAACCACCGCTACGGTGCTGCGTCGTGCGCATCCTGCGGCCAAAAGCGAGTGCAAAGAGATCCCTCTGCAAGAGCTGGTCCCGGGCGATATTATTCTGCTTTCCGCAGGCGATATGGTTCCTGCCGACGTTAAATTGATTGAATCGCGCGATCTGTTTATCAGCCAAGCCGTTCTGACCGGTGAAGCGATTCCGATTGAAAAATATGATGTTACCGCCAGCATTAGCCAAAAATCATGCAGCAGCGATAATAGCGAAAGCGAGCTATTAGAGCTGTCCAACATTTGTCTGATGGGAACCAACGTGGCCAGCGGCACCGCCAAAGCCGTGGTAGTTGCCACCGGTGGCAAAACCTATTTTGGTTCTCTGGCTAAATCCATTGTTGGCACACGCACCCAAACGTCGTTTGACCGTGGTGTTAACAGCGTTAGCTGGCTGCTGATCCGCTTTATGTTAGTGATGGTGCCTGTTGTTCTGTTAATCAACGGCTTCACCAAAGGCGATTGGGCAGATGCCGCGCTGTTTGCTTTGGCGGTTGCCGTGGGTTTAACCCCTGAAATGCTGCCAATGATCGTGAGCTCTAACTTGGCGAAAGGGGCAATTACCATGTCCCGTCGTAAAGTGGTGGTTAAGCGTTTGAATGCCATTCAAAACTTTGGTGCTATGGACGTTCTGTGCACGGATAAAACCGGTACGCTAACCCAAGACCGCATCATTCTTGAGCATCACATCGACATCAATGGGCACGAGAATAAAGAAGTGCTGCAGCTGGCATGGCTAAACAGCTACCACCAGAGCGGCATGAAAAACTTAATGGATAAAGCGGTGATCCGCTTCGGGCGTGCTCGCCCTGAAGTTGAGGCCATGGCGCGGTTTAGCAAAATTGACGAACTGCCATTCGACTTTATTCGCCGCCGCCTGTCGATTGTGGTGAGTGATGAACAACGTCGCCATACGTTGATTTGCAAAGGCGCCGTCGAAGAGATGCTGGCCATTGCCACGCACATTAGCGATGACGGCAACATTTTGCCGCTCGACGATAGCGCACGTGCCGAACTAATGAAATTAGCCACTCACTATAATGAGCAAGGCTTCCGCGTGCTGATGGTCGGTACTCGTGATTTAGGTATTGATGGCTGCGTTTTCCCGCTGAGCAACAGCGATGAGCGCGATTTGGTGATCTGCGGATTGCTGACGTTCCTCGATCCACCAAAAGAGTCTGCGGCAGAAGCGATCACCGCGCTGCGTGAAAACGGCGTAATGGTTAAAGTTTTGACCGGCGATAACCCTATTATCACCAGCAAAATCTGCCGTGACGTGGGATTAGAACCGGGAGAGCCTCTGCTGGGCAGCGAAATTGAAGGCATGAGCAACGAGCACCTTGCCTTGCTGGCCGAGCAACGCACCGTGTTTGCGAAGCTAACGCCGCTGCAAAAATCACGCGTACTGAAAGCGCTACAAAGCAACGATCATACCGTTGGTTTCTTGGGTGATGGTATCAATGATGCCCCAGCCCTGCGCGATGCCGACGTGGGAATCTCCGTAGATACCGGCACCGATATTGCCAAAGAGTCAGCCGATATCATTCTGTTGGAAAAAGATCTGATGGTGCTGGAAGAAGGCGTCATCACCGGTCGTGAAACCTTCGGGAACATCATCAAGTACCTGAACATGACCGCCAGTTCTAACTTTGGCAACGTGTTCTCCGTGTTGGTCGCAAGCGCATTCATTCCGTTCTTGCCAATGCTCGCCATTCAGCTGCTGCTGCAAAACTTGATGTATGACATTTCACAGCTGACTCTGCCATGGGACAAAATGGACAAAGAGTTCCTACGCAAGCCACGTAAATGGGATGCCAAAAACATCGGGCGTTTCATGCTGTGGATTGGGCCGACGTCATCCATTTTTGATATCACGACCTACGCCATTATGTGGTTTGTCTTTGCTGCCAACAGCATTGAGCATCAGGCGTTGTTCCAGTCTGGCTGGTTTATTGAAGGCTTGCTGTCACAAACACTGGTTGTACATATGTTGCGTACCCAGAAGATCCCGTTCATTCAAAGCACGGCGGCGCTGCCGGTTATGCTCACCACGGGTATCATCATGGCACTTGGCATTTATATTCCGTTCTCACCGCTCGGTGCGTGGGTGGGCTTAGAGCCGCTGCCATGGCAGTACTTCCCATGGTTAGTGGGTACGCTGTTCAGCTATTGCGTTGTCACTCAGCTAATGAAACGTTTCTATATTCGTCGTTTCGGACAGTGGTTCTAATCTCGAACTCTGATTAAGCCTAAAAGCCGCGGTCATCATGCCGCGGCTTTTGCTTTTTTATATTAAGAACAGGCTTTAACTAAGGTATCGGTAATCCACTGGTTCACGCTTTTACCTGCAACCTCGGCGGCCACATTGATCTGTGAATGCACATCCGGCGGCACACGCAGGCTAATTTTTCCGCTCGCGGGGCGCTGTGGCTCACGCCCTCGTGAGGCGCAATATTCCAGATAGTCATCAACCGAAATCTCAAACTCTTTACGCAAATCAGCCACGTTGTCGGCATGAAAGCTAATTAAGTCGCGAATACCAGCCAAACGGCCAACTAAACAGTTATCTTCATGGCTATATTCAATACGTGCGGTATAGCCTTTGTAAGTCATTTCATTCATGGAATAACTCCCACCACTTCAAGAAAAGCTCTCAATTCTGTTATTTGATAGATCTTCGCCTCCTTCCTAGGATGCGGACGATGGAGCAATACAACAACACCACCGATTTCAAATTTAACGCGCGAGCCTTGGCCTTCAGAAACCACAGCACCTAGAGCGATTAACAAGTTTTCAATCTTCCGCCACTCTAACGTTCGTATCGGCGGGTTAGTGAAAATGACGTATAGCGTTCGTTGGTGTCTGGCGCTGAGTTTATGAGTCGACATCCTTGCACCTCATCCGTGTCGCTCACGCAATAACGATATCAAAAATTGATATCATAGCAAGCGTTTTGCGATGAAAATTTGAGCGCAATGTAGAGTGAATTGAATGAGATGGCTAACCACTAAACGCCGTTGTTTACCCTGCTTCGCAAACAAAAAATGTATCCCCAGCGGCATGGAATAATCTCTGCGGCACTTCTCGCATAATTAATTTAATCACCAGCAGCCTATACTGATTTTTAGTGCCATTCGTGCGCCAACAACACAATCAGCAACATGCTGCTCATCCTACTTAGAGACATCACATGACAAATTCTTGGGAAGATCGTTTAACCATTGCCGATTTAATGACGGGTTGGATGCACAGGGATCTGGCCGAATGGGACAAAATGCTGGAACTGTTTCACCCAGACGGAACCATCGAGGTGACTTGGTTTGAAGGGTTATTTACCGAGTTCGTGAAAGGCTCCCAGCGCATGGGAAATTCTGCGTTAGTCACTAAACATCTGATCGGCTCACCGATGATCCAGTTTAACGGCGACAAAGCCATCGTTGAAACCAACGCGATGATCGTGATTGAAAATGCGCAAATGAAACTCGGTGCCAGCGTTCATAACCGTTTTTACGACTGGGTCGAAAAACGTAACGGAGTGTGGAAAATCACACGCCGCCAGTCTATCTATGATTTTGGCTCGTTCAACTTCCCACAGGGCATCGTTGAAATCGATAAAGCCACGGCGGAAAAATTCCCTATCGCCTACGCGCCACTGGCATACCTGTTGGAAAAGAGTGGTTTCCCGCTATCGCGCGAATTTGCCAGCAAAGGAAGCTCTCTGGAAACAGAAATGAAAGTCGAAGGGCAAGCGTGGCTGAAAGGGTAACGCTCAAGTCGATCCGCCCCGGTCGGGGCGGAAGAGAGGTTTTATCGTGCTGCCAGCGCCTGCGCGCAGGCCCAAGCAGAGCTCCACGCCCATTGGAAGTTATATCCCCCCAGCCAGCCGGTTACATCTACCACTTCGCCGATAAAGAATAACCCCGGTGCTTTGTGCGCCTGCATAGTTTTTGACGACAGCTCATTGGTGTCAACGCCGCCTAACGTCACCTCTGCGGTACGATAGCCCTCAGTACCGTTCGGGAGCACCTGCCATGCCTGTAATGTTTCCACCACCTGCATCTGCTGCGCAGCATTTAACTGCTTTAACGTTACGTCTGGGATTTGCCCCAAAGTTTGTAAGCACTCAACCAAACGTTTAGGAAGCTGTTTTGCCAGCGTATTTTTCAGGCTCTGATTCGGATGCTCAATGCGCTCTGCATCGAGAAAAGCAGACAGATCGCAATCTGGCAGTAAATTGATAGTGACTTTTTCACCGGCCTGCCAATAGCTGGAAAGCTGTAAAATCGCCGGGCCTGACAAACCACGATGGGTAAACAGAATACTTTCGCGGAAGCTGGTGCCTGATTCAGCGGTCACAACCGAAGGAACGGCCACGCCCGACAGTGTTTGTAGATGATCTAACAGCGGTTTATGCAGCGTAAACGGCACCAACGCAGCGCGCGTCGGCAGTACCTTAAGACCAAACTGCTCGGCGATTTTATAACCGAAAGGCGTCGCACCAAGGCCTGGCATAGAAAGGCCACCGCTGGCAATCACCAGCGATCTGCAGATAACCTGCTCGCCGTTTAGCTGCAGAGAAAACTCACCGTTCTCCATCCGCTCAACGCTCAAAATTTCACTGCGCAAGCGAATAACCACCTGTCCCAGCTCACACTCTTTTAGCAACATATCCACGATCTGCTCAGCGGAATCGTCGCAAAAAAGCTGGCCCAAGGTTTTCTCGTGATAGGCAATTTGGTAGCGACTCACCAGTTCAATAAAATCCCACTGGGTATAACGCGCCAACGCTGATTTGCAGAAGTGTGGATTCTGCGACAAATATGCCGCAGGCTCAGCATACATGTTAGTAAAGTTGCAGCGACCGCCACCCGACATCAGGATTTTGCGTCCTGCTTTTTTGCCGTTATCAACAACCAGCACCCGCAAACCAAGTTGCCCTGCCTGAGCAGCACAAAACAGGCCAGCGGCACCAGCGCCAACGATCACTACATCAAAATTTTCCACACATAACCTCTTATTTCGCGGTTTTGAACACAACCACGAACGTAAATACCGATTTTTCCAATATGAGCTAATCTGGTAATAAATGGCGAAATAATCCCAGACCCGCGGCGGGGGATTGTAAACGGGGTAATTCTTCACCGCCAGCGGAAGAAAAAATTAATCTTAAGATATTCACTCAACACACTGAAATTATAGGACTAATCCGAGATATGTATTCATTTCCAATGTAAACAAATCAAAAAAACGTCATATTTTGCTTTTCCCCAGCACGCGTTCTCGCAGATAATGCGCCGCGTTCATGACCACTAACTGGCGTAACGCTTATGCTACATCTATTTGCAGGGCTGGATTTTCACACTGGCCTTATGTTAGTCCTCGCACTGATGTTTGTTTTGTTTTATGAAGCCATCAATGGTTTCCATGACACAGCAAACGCAGTCGCAACAGTTATCTATACTCGTGCACTACGCTCGCAGATCGCGGTCGTTATGGCGGGTGTTTTCAACTTCTTAGGTGTGATGTTGGGTGGCCTCAGCGTCGCCTACGCAATTGTGCACCTTCTCCCAACAGATTTGCTGTTGAACGTGGGCTCGACTCACGGTCTGGCGATGATGTTCTCTCTGCTTCTAGCTGCGATTATCTGGAACCTCGGCACCTGGTACTTTGGTCTGCCGGCCTCCAGTTCTCACACGCTAATCGGCGCGATTATCGGTATTGCACTGACAAACGCACTGATGACCAACACTTCCGTGGTGGATGCACTCAACATTCCGAAGATGCTGGAAATCTTCCTATCGTTGATTCTCTCGCCACTCATCGGTCTGGTTTTGGCCGGCCTGATGGTATTTGTTCTGCGTCGTTACTGGAGCGGCACAAAAAAACGTCGCCGTATGCATATGACACCTGCTGAGCGTGAAAAGATTGATGGCAAACGTAAGCCACCGTTCTGGACACGTATTGCCCTGATCCTGTCTGCTGTCGGCGTGAGCTTCTCTCACGGTGCTAACGACGGTCAGAAAGGCATTGGTCTGTTGATGCTGGTATTGATTGGTGTGGCTCCGGCCGGCTTTGTGGTTAACATGGACGCCACTGGCTATGACATCACGCGTACCCGCGATGCAATCACGCATCTGGAACAGTATTATCAGAAGCATCAGGAAGCACTGCCGCATATCGTTGGCATTGAAGAACATCAGCCTGTTGCACCAAGCACCAGCAGCAATGATTTCCATTGTGATTCTTCACGCGCACTGATTGCCATCGATCACAGCAAAGCACTGCTGAACAACCTGCAACGCTACGATGAACTGAGCGTTGATCAACGTAATCAGATGCGTCGTTTGCTGATGTGTGTGGCTGATACGGCGGATAAAGTTGCCAAGCTGCCAGAAACAGACGCTCAGGATAAGCGCTTCCTGAACGACCTGCGTAAAGACCTGTTAGAGACCGTTGAGTATGCACCGATGTGGATTATCGTCGCTGTGGCTCTGGCGCTGTCTCTGGGTACCATGGTTGGCTGGCGTCGCGTAGCAACCACCATCGGCGAGAAGATTGGTAAGAAAGGCATGACCTATGCGCAAGGCGTTTCTGCGCAGATGACTGCCGCCATCTCGATCGGCGTGGCAAGCTATACCGGTATGCCCGTTTCCACCACTCAGGTACTCTCTTCTGCGGTTGCAGGTACCATGATTGTGGACGGCGGCGGTGTACAGAGTAAAACGATCAAAAGCATTCTACTGGCATGGGTTCTTACCCTTCCAGTTGCGATTGTGCTTTCTGGTGGTTTGTACTGGCTGGCGCTGACCTTCGTGATTTAACGTATTCCAACTATCAAAAAGCCCGTTCATTGAACGGGCTTTTTTTTACCTTACATCAACCCTCGCACCAAAATCACACCGATAAACAGCGGGCCAATGTAACGCCAGGTGATACGCAGGCTTGCACGCCAGAAAGGAGAAATATCCTCTGGCATCAGCGTTGCTGCACGCGGCGACCAGCCAAATACCAAGCAGATAATAATGCCGAACAACGGCATCATCAGATTCGAGGTTAAGAAGTCCAGCACATCAAACAGCGATTTTCCACCCAGCGTAAGGCCGCTTAATTCACCAAACGATAAGGTCACAGGAATACCCGCCAGCATAATACTTGCAGTGATAATCAGGCTCGCATTGCGGCGCGACCAACCCCAGCGCCCCTGAGTAAAGGCTACGATATTTTCTAACAGAGAAATCGACGATGACAGCGCGGCCACCAGCAACAGCAAGAAGAAAGCCACGGCCAACACGGCACCGCCCGGCAAATGAGCAAAGAACACAGGCATGGTCATAAACGT
This is a stretch of genomic DNA from Hafnia alvei. It encodes these proteins:
- a CDS encoding nuclear transport factor 2 family protein; its protein translation is MTNSWEDRLTIADLMTGWMHRDLAEWDKMLELFHPDGTIEVTWFEGLFTEFVKGSQRMGNSALVTKHLIGSPMIQFNGDKAIVETNAMIVIENAQMKLGASVHNRFYDWVEKRNGVWKITRRQSIYDFGSFNFPQGIVEIDKATAEKFPIAYAPLAYLLEKSGFPLSREFASKGSSLETEMKVEGQAWLKG
- a CDS encoding NAD(P)/FAD-dependent oxidoreductase, translating into MENFDVVIVGAGAAGLFCAAQAGQLGLRVLVVDNGKKAGRKILMSGGGRCNFTNMYAEPAAYLSQNPHFCKSALARYTQWDFIELVSRYQIAYHEKTLGQLFCDDSAEQIVDMLLKECELGQVVIRLRSEILSVERMENGEFSLQLNGEQVICRSLVIASGGLSMPGLGATPFGYKIAEQFGLKVLPTRAALVPFTLHKPLLDHLQTLSGVAVPSVVTAESGTSFRESILFTHRGLSGPAILQLSSYWQAGEKVTINLLPDCDLSAFLDAERIEHPNQSLKNTLAKQLPKRLVECLQTLGQIPDVTLKQLNAAQQMQVVETLQAWQVLPNGTEGYRTAEVTLGGVDTNELSSKTMQAHKAPGLFFIGEVVDVTGWLGGYNFQWAWSSAWACAQALAAR
- the pitA gene encoding inorganic phosphate transporter PitA, with translation MLHLFAGLDFHTGLMLVLALMFVLFYEAINGFHDTANAVATVIYTRALRSQIAVVMAGVFNFLGVMLGGLSVAYAIVHLLPTDLLLNVGSTHGLAMMFSLLLAAIIWNLGTWYFGLPASSSHTLIGAIIGIALTNALMTNTSVVDALNIPKMLEIFLSLILSPLIGLVLAGLMVFVLRRYWSGTKKRRRMHMTPAEREKIDGKRKPPFWTRIALILSAVGVSFSHGANDGQKGIGLLMLVLIGVAPAGFVVNMDATGYDITRTRDAITHLEQYYQKHQEALPHIVGIEEHQPVAPSTSSNDFHCDSSRALIAIDHSKALLNNLQRYDELSVDQRNQMRRLLMCVADTADKVAKLPETDAQDKRFLNDLRKDLLETVEYAPMWIIVAVALALSLGTMVGWRRVATTIGEKIGKKGMTYAQGVSAQMTAAISIGVASYTGMPVSTTQVLSSAVAGTMIVDGGGVQSKTIKSILLAWVLTLPVAIVLSGGLYWLALTFVI